A region of Vitis vinifera cultivar Pinot Noir 40024 chromosome 15, ASM3070453v1 DNA encodes the following proteins:
- the LOC104881765 gene encoding extensin, producing MARTRGAKSSSPSSRKKSLRKEPVPDPVSEPSQPRAVPPSVKPAPPKPLARRYLTRSGGRPLQKRPRVESSEPIDLTEQSPVSSPVSSPVSSPIPSPIQPPVPSPTSQAKPQEPQPPLPEP from the coding sequence atggcgcgaaccagaggggccaagtcttcctctccttcaagcCGCAAGAAAAGCCTGAGAAAGGAGCCAGTTCCAGATCCCGTTTCTGAGCCTTCGCAGCCAAGAGCAGTTCCTCCTTCGGTGAAGCCCGCGCCGCCAAAGCCTCTGGCAAGGCGTTACCTTaccaggtcagggggtcggccGCTACAAAAGAGACCCAGGGTTGAAAGCTCAGAACCCATTGACTTGACTGAGCAATCTCCGGTATCCTCGCCAGTTTCCTCTCCAGTATCCTCGCCGATTCCCTCGCCAATTCAACCTCCGGTGCCATCTCCGACGTCGCAAGCAAAACCACAGGAGCCTCAGCCGCCACTTCCCGAGCCCTAA